The DNA region GAATTTAACCAGAATTATCGCTATGACCTGGCGACTGGAGACATTACCTTATTGACCGATGGCAAGTCGAAGAACAGTCGGGGAGTCTGGTCAAATAAGGGCGATCGCATGGCCTACACCTCCACACGGCGCACCGGGTCAGATACGGATATTTACCTGATCGATCCCACCAATCCCAAAAGCGATCGCTTACTGGCTCAGGTGGAAGGGGGCGGTTGGGTACCGTTGGACTGGTCGCCAGACGATCGGCAGTTGCTGGTACTGCAATATGTTTCCGCGAACGAAAGTTATCTCTGGTTAATGGATGCCCAGACAGGAACTAAAACCCTACTGACTCCTAAAGCAGGAAAAGAACCCATTTCTTACTCCAGTGCTGTGTTTGCTAAAGATGGCAAGGGTATCTATTTAGTCAGCGATCGGGAATCCGAATTTCAGCGATTGGCCTACTTCGACTTGGCCAGCAAACGCTACACCTACCTCACGACGCAGATCAAATGGGATATTGAAGATTTTGATCTGTCCAAGGATGGCAAACTCCTGGCCTTTGTGGCCAATGAAGATGGGGCCAGCGTACTGCACATTCTGGACACCAAAACCCGCAAGGAACGGAAATTACCTCAGTTACCCAATGGTCTGATGTTTGGGCTAAGCTGGCACCCCAATAATCAAGATCTGGGCTTTTCCATGACTTCCGCGCGATCGACCACCGATGTTTATTCTCTAAATATTACCTCCAACAAAATCGATCGCTGGACGGAAAGCGAAACGGGCGGCCTGAACACTACAAACTTTTCGGACGCAGAACTGGTGCGCTGGAAAAGCTTTGACGGCAAAACCATCTCCGGCTTTTTGTACCGTCCACCTAAGAAATTCACTGGCAAACGTCCCGTGATTATCGATATTCATGGGGGGCCAGAAGCTCAGTTTCGTCCAGTTTTCCTGGGACGGCAGAATTATTACCTGAATGAGCTGGGTGTGGCTCTGCTATTCCCCAATGTGCGGGGTTCCACAGGCTACGGCAAAACTTTCCTGAAACTGGACAATGGCTTCCTGCGTGAAGATTCCGTGAAGGATATCGGTGCCCTGCTGGATTGGATTGCCACTCAGCCAGATCTCGATGCCAGCCGGATTATGGTTACAGGGGGCAGTTACGGCGGCTATATGTCCCTGGCCGTAGCGACGAACTACAGCGATCGTATTCGAGCAGCAGTCGATATTGTCGGCATCTCCAACTTTGTCACCTTCCTGGAACGCACCGAAGGCTATCGACGGGATTTGCGACGGGTTGAATATGGCGATGAGCGCGATCCCAAAATGCGAGAGTTTTTACTCAAAATCTCTCCCGTCAATAACGCTGAAAAAATTAAAAAACCCCTATTTGTGATTCACGGTCAGAACGATCCACGGGTGCCCCTGAATGAAGCGGAACAAATTGTCGCCACTGTGCGGAAAAACAACGTCCCCGTCTGGTATCTGATGGCCAGGGATGAGGGGCACGGATTTGCCAAAAAAGCCAATGCCGACTTTCAGTTCTATGCCACGGTGATGTTTGTCAAAGAGTTTTTGTTGAAAAATAGTGGATAGTGGGTGGTGAATGGTGAGTAGGAGTGAATCTGTCATTGGTTATTAGTCATTTGTTGAGAAAGGACAGATGACTGATGACCAATGACAGACGAATGACAAAGGACACAAGACAGAATGCTTAGAACTTAGCTACTGAGAACCCTTATGACAGGTCGCAGACCCGAACCAACGATCGCTCAGGAACTGAAAGCCCATGCCATGATTTTGGGTGGGCTGGTAGCCATTGCCTGGGGATTGGAATTGTTTGATCTATTTATCTTTAGACAGGGGCTTAATCCGGTGAGCGGATTGGATCAATATGGGATTGTGCCCCGGAATTTGATTGGGCTACGGGGAATTCTGTTTGCCCCTTTTCTGCACGGAAATTTGGCCCATTTGATTGGCAATACGATTCCCTTCCTGGTGCTGGGCTGGTTTGTGATGCTGCGGGAAATTAGTGATTTCTTCGTAGTCACCATTATTTCTGCCCTGGTGAGTGGCTTGGGCACCTGGCTATTCGGTGCTCCTGGCATCCACATTGGAGCCAGTGGGGTGATTTTTGGCTATCTGGGTTATCTGCTGTTGCGGGGCTATTTTGAACGCAGCGCGATCGCGATCGCCATGTCGCTGTTTGTGTGCGTTCTGTACGGTAGTCTGTTGTTGGGGCTATCTCCCTTTCAAACCGGGATTTCCTGGGAAGGGCACCTGTTTGGCTTTTTGGGGGGTGTCCTGTCAGCCCGGTTATTAACGAATACCAGTAAACACTCCCCAGGAGGCTAAATCCATTGACGAAGGCAGTCATTTTAGGCTGTGGCTATGTGGGCACCGAGGTCGCCCGATTGTGGCAACCCACTCTGACTGTGACGGCCACAACCACAACTCCAGCACGAGTTGCGGAACTAGAAGCGATCGCCCATCGGATTGTGGTTTTGCAGGGGAGGGATGAAGCTGCACTGCGATCGCTTCTCCAAGATCAGGAGATTGTCTTGCTATCTGTGGGTGCCCGCTATGGCAACTATACCGATACTTACCTGAAAACGGCTGAAACGCTGGTCGCCGCTCTGCCCCGGTGCCCCTCCGTGCGTCAGATCATTTACACAGGCAGTTATGCGGTGTATGGCGATCGCGGCGGAGCCTGGGTGGATGAAACCACTCCGGTTGCGCCAGCAAACGAAAACGGTGAGGTGTTAGCGGCTACGGAACAGGTACTCCTGAATGCTGCCAGTGAGCGCTTGAAGGTTTGCGTCTTTCGCCTGGGAGGAATTTATGGCCCCGGTCGGGAACTGGTGAAAATTTTTGGCCGCGTTGCCGGAACTACCCGTCCCGGTACTGGCGAAGAGGCCGCTAACTGGGTCCACTTGGATGACATTGTGGGCGCGATCGACTTTGCCCGTCAGCAGGGTTTAAGTGGCATTTACAATCTCGTCGGCACTGTTCCCCTGACCAGTAAAGAATTGCTGGATCAGGTTTGCTCCACTCATCACCTGCCCCCCGTCTCCTGGGATCCTACTCAACCCAGCCTCCGTCCCTACAACGCCAAAGTGTCCAACCAGAAACTCAGATCCGCTGGCTATGCCTTCATCCATCCCGAAATTCAGCAATTCTAAAGCATCCCTGTTCAGGGCGGGCTTGACTGTAGTCAGCGACCATATTTCTCATTTGGCGGGCGATGGCTGGAAGGCACGGCGATAGTTGGATACGGTACGTGGATTGATGAGAGACAGCACCAGGTTCTCGTACTGGCACAGAGCATAGATCATACTAATACCCATTTAAATTGCGGCGCGGCAGATCCCGCAGAGACGTTCCGGCGGAACGTCTTTACAAGGGTTTGTATGCCTTAACAACGATTTGAATTGGTATAAGTTGACCTATGACCATTGCGATCGACTAATTTACATACCAGTCGAAGGGTTAGCTTAGAGGCAGAAGTAGTCAGGTTTACTTCTGCCCTCTGACTTTTTACTTGTGCCTTAGTGGATTAAGCATATACCTTGTTGTAGTAAGCCTGATACTCTTCAGACAGCAAGGGTCGCCACCAGTCCTCATGGCTCAAAAACCATTGAACGGTCAGCCGTAAGCCTTCTTGTACAGTGACGGAAGGTGTCCAGCCCAGTTCCGTTTGCAACTTAGAAGAATTAATCGCATAGCGACGATCGTGTCCTGGGCGATCTTTGACAAACGTAATCAGGCTCTCTGCAGGTTTCACAGGTAAGCTAGGAGCCATCTCGTTCATCAAGGCACACAGCATTTGCACCAGATCAATGTTTTTAACTTCGTTGTTGCCCCCAACGTTGTAAGTTTCACCGACCTTGCCCCGCCGCAGTACAGCATCGATCGCACTACAGTGATCTTCGACATATAGCCAGTCCCGTACATTCTGACCATCACCATAAACGGGGAGCGGTTTACCCATCAGGATGTTAATGCACATCAGGGGAATCAACTTTTCTGGAAAGTGGTAAGGCCCATAGTTATTAGAGCAGTTGGTTATCGTCGTGGGCATCCCGTAGGTGTGGTAATAAGCCCGTACCAAATGGTCACTGCCAGCTTTAGAGGCTGAGTAGGGGCTGTTAGGCGCATAGGGAGTCGTTTCAGAAAAAGCTGGATCATGGGGTCCTAAGCTGCCATACACCTCATCGGTGGAAACATGGTGGAAACGATAATCCTCCGGACGATCGCTGGACATCCAATGTTGACGGAAGGCTTCCAGCAACGTAAACGTACCCACCACATTGGTTCTGACAAAGGCATCGGGGCCAAGAATGGAGCGGTCTACGTGAGACTCCGCAGCAAAATGCACTACCGTATCAATGGCCTCTTCTTGCAGTAGGGCATCGATCAAAGGACGATCGCAAATGTCTCCTTGAACAAATCTGAAATTGGAATGGGAATCTAGGGGAATCAGTGTGCGCCGATTTCCAGCATAGGTCAGGGCATCCAGGACAACGACGCGATCGTTGGGATAATGCTGACACCAGTAATGGGCAAAGTTGGAACCAATAAATCCGGCTCCACCCGTCACGAGTAGCCTGCGCTGTTTGCTTAAGGATTGGAGTTCTACAGAGGTCATTAATTTTACCTATTTACATTCAGAGGACAACCGGATAGAGAAGAGTACCCAACAAAAGGGTAAATGGAAATCAAGCCAATGTCCCCTACTTCATCGAATCCAAAAATAATTTGAGAAAAATCCTGCTTCAAATTGCAGATTTTTTAAAGTCGATTAATTCTTGGTAAATTTCTACAATTCTTCTTGCTTTAGTGCTCCATTCAAATGCTTGTGCTTTTTGAGTTGCCTGAATGGACATCGCTTTTCTCAACTCCGGGTCTTGAACGAGCAGCGTAATCTTGTTGGCCATTTCTTGAATCAGGTACTCCCTGGAAATGGGTTCTAGCCTGAATCCAGTTTCATCGGTTACATACTCCCCAATACCACCGTTGTTAACGACAATACAGGGAAGCCCACAAGCCATTGCTTCCATAACCACCGCCCCACCAAATTCGCGAATTGAGGGGAAACAGAAAATATCTGATTTGCT from Leptodesmis sichuanensis A121 includes:
- a CDS encoding S9 family peptidase, which encodes MPIIRPIAALFLVALFTLMPMTAAQAATFPANENLVVEEIPAIPLSLVDTVKRYTEFRSGLFASWHPTEREMLISTRFCNNAQIHAVRFPLAARRQLTFFTEPPSGASYQPTTGDYFVFSKDIGGNEFNQNYRYDLATGDITLLTDGKSKNSRGVWSNKGDRMAYTSTRRTGSDTDIYLIDPTNPKSDRLLAQVEGGGWVPLDWSPDDRQLLVLQYVSANESYLWLMDAQTGTKTLLTPKAGKEPISYSSAVFAKDGKGIYLVSDRESEFQRLAYFDLASKRYTYLTTQIKWDIEDFDLSKDGKLLAFVANEDGASVLHILDTKTRKERKLPQLPNGLMFGLSWHPNNQDLGFSMTSARSTTDVYSLNITSNKIDRWTESETGGLNTTNFSDAELVRWKSFDGKTISGFLYRPPKKFTGKRPVIIDIHGGPEAQFRPVFLGRQNYYLNELGVALLFPNVRGSTGYGKTFLKLDNGFLREDSVKDIGALLDWIATQPDLDASRIMVTGGSYGGYMSLAVATNYSDRIRAAVDIVGISNFVTFLERTEGYRRDLRRVEYGDERDPKMREFLLKISPVNNAEKIKKPLFVIHGQNDPRVPLNEAEQIVATVRKNNVPVWYLMARDEGHGFAKKANADFQFYATVMFVKEFLLKNSG
- a CDS encoding rhomboid family intramembrane serine protease; the encoded protein is MTGRRPEPTIAQELKAHAMILGGLVAIAWGLELFDLFIFRQGLNPVSGLDQYGIVPRNLIGLRGILFAPFLHGNLAHLIGNTIPFLVLGWFVMLREISDFFVVTIISALVSGLGTWLFGAPGIHIGASGVIFGYLGYLLLRGYFERSAIAIAMSLFVCVLYGSLLLGLSPFQTGISWEGHLFGFLGGVLSARLLTNTSKHSPGG
- a CDS encoding SDR family oxidoreductase, whose product is MTKAVILGCGYVGTEVARLWQPTLTVTATTTTPARVAELEAIAHRIVVLQGRDEAALRSLLQDQEIVLLSVGARYGNYTDTYLKTAETLVAALPRCPSVRQIIYTGSYAVYGDRGGAWVDETTPVAPANENGEVLAATEQVLLNAASERLKVCVFRLGGIYGPGRELVKIFGRVAGTTRPGTGEEAANWVHLDDIVGAIDFARQQGLSGIYNLVGTVPLTSKELLDQVCSTHHLPPVSWDPTQPSLRPYNAKVSNQKLRSAGYAFIHPEIQQF
- the rfbB gene encoding dTDP-glucose 4,6-dehydratase — translated: MTSVELQSLSKQRRLLVTGGAGFIGSNFAHYWCQHYPNDRVVVLDALTYAGNRRTLIPLDSHSNFRFVQGDICDRPLIDALLQEEAIDTVVHFAAESHVDRSILGPDAFVRTNVVGTFTLLEAFRQHWMSSDRPEDYRFHHVSTDEVYGSLGPHDPAFSETTPYAPNSPYSASKAGSDHLVRAYYHTYGMPTTITNCSNNYGPYHFPEKLIPLMCINILMGKPLPVYGDGQNVRDWLYVEDHCSAIDAVLRRGKVGETYNVGGNNEVKNIDLVQMLCALMNEMAPSLPVKPAESLITFVKDRPGHDRRYAINSSKLQTELGWTPSVTVQEGLRLTVQWFLSHEDWWRPLLSEEYQAYYNKVYA